The DNA segment GCGGCGTGATCGTCGGTGATGGAGAGCGCCATCAACTGATCGAGCGTCACGGCATCGGCCCTGTAGTTCGCCATCAGGCGCGGCGAGACGTTCGCCAGCTTCAAGCGGCGCTGCACCACCAGCGGCGTGACGGAAAAATCCGCTGCAATGTCTTCGATGGGGCGGCCTTCGGCCACCAATGCCGCAAACGCTTCAAACTGGTCTGCCGGATGCATGGCTTCGCGCTGCACGTTCTCGGTGAGGCTCGCGGTACGGGCCGTGCCATCGGCCACTTGCAGGCAAGGCACCTGCCAATCCTTGGCGATGCGGTGTTTCTTCGCCAGCAGCTTGAGGGCCGCAAGGCGGCGACCACCGGCCACCACCTCGTAATGCTCGCCATCGGCAGCGGGAATCACGATCAGGTTTTGCAGCAAGCCCACGCGCTGGATGCTCGCGGCCAGTTCGGGAATGGACATGCGCGGGGTCTTGCGCACGTTGCGGCCCGTGGGGCGCAGCACCAGCCGCGACAGGGGAACCAGAATCATGGGCTTGCTCGGGTCGGCGGCTTGCAGCACGTTGGCGCGGGTGTCGAGGGCTTGGGCTTCGGTGTAGGTAACGGCGTTCATGGTGAATCTCCAATCGAGTGAAACAAGGGAATGGAGGGGAACCGCCCCTCCGGCGGGGAACGGTTCAGGCCTTGAGCTGACGCATGCCATCGGCCAGCAGCCACAGGGCGCGGTTCAGGCGCACATCGGAATCGATGCCCTGCACGGGCCGGGTCCGCTGCCTGCGGCCATTGGCGGCGCGGCCAGCCAATCCGCCCTTGGTCAAGTTCTCCTGCGTGCGGTTGAACACGCTCCACAGGTCGGGGCGGCGGTCATCGAACCGGCGCGGCATCAGGATTTGCGATTCCGTGATGGGCGCGGGCTTGGTCGGGTCGTCGTACTTGAGGGCCAGCGCAGCGCGGGCGAACACTTCCGATTCCCCTGCATCCAGCGTGATGGCCTGCATGGATTCGCGCGATTCCTGCGCATGCTCGAAGCCACCTAGCACCTGATAGGCGCCCTCGATGACATGCCCGGCCACGTCGCCTTTGTGGGGCACGCGCACATCGCCCATGGTGTCGCCGCAGACAAGGCCATTGCTGCAAACGAAGCGGAACATGCCACCCAGTAATTGATAGCTGCTCGTGCCGTCGTGCGAGTTCAGCAGGATGATTTCATTGGCTTCGCGGGCGTTGATCTGGTTGGAGTGGCGCAGGCGCAGCATGTGTTTGGTGTGCTCGCGCCGGCCTTCGTTGCGCACGCGGGTTTGGCACACCATGAAGGGCTGGAAACCCTCCTTGCGAAGCTCGGTCAACACGGCGGCGGTGGGGATGTAGCTGTACCGCTCGGAACGGCTCTCATGCGGAGCGTCCGCGAAGATGGACGGGGCCACCCTGCGAATCTGGTCATCGGACAGCGGGGTTTCGCTGCGCAATGCGGGGGAGTGGTGAGCGAAGCGGGATGCGAGTTGCATGGTCTTTCTCCTGAGGCTGTTGAAGAAAACCGCACACCGGATTCCTAGATTCGGAGCCCAGCCTTTCGGCTGTTCGGTGCGGTCGGCACGAGGAACCCGGTTGGCCCTGTTGCCACCGTCTTTCCTGAGTTCATCGCCCGCGGCCAAAGGAGCGCGCGGACGGGGGCCGTCAAGGAAACAAGCGCAGGGTGGGTGCGGCCCGCAGGCGCAGCCGAGGACACGGCCCTGCGCGCCTTGACGGCCTACGGGAGCGGGCTACGGTCGCTGACAAGGTGATGGAGTCAGGGAAGACGGCTGGACATGGCAACGGCCCTCCCTGTGTGCCGACCGCACGGCAAGCGCAAGCGCGCAGGCCCGAAGCTGGAAGCCGGGCCGGAGGCGTCAGCCGAGCGGAGCGAGGGAACGATGGAAGCCCGCATGGGGCGAGACGCTGCAGGCGGCTCGATGCGCAGCACGACAGCGCGACCGGCCATGTTTCTTGGCCGGGGACGCCCTGCATCCACAACCGACAAAGCATGAGCGCCGAACTTGGTAACTGGTCGTTACGCTAATCTAGCGATGGCACGCCCATGAAAAGGGCCGGGACATGGCGCCTGCCTAGCAGGATTTCGTCTGCTTGTGCAGTGTGGCGCCGGGGACAAAGCAACTCAAAAATAATGGAGCAGTATCTTGAGCGGAGTCGATCTAGATGAAAAGGCAGTCTGTGGCACATGCATCGGCAATAAGTTCCTAAGCCAGAAGATAAGTGCCAGCGAAACGACCGATGTAGCGTGTGACTATTGCGGACGGAACGCACCGACCTTGGGGCTAGATGAAATCGCACAGATTTTTGACCACGAGTTCCAGGACAACTATCAAGTTGCCGACAATATTCTTCGTGAGGATCATGGGTATCCGTCTCTCGGGGATGAACTCCAGGAGATCATTCAGCAAGAAGTAGAACCCGCATCCCATGCGCTTTCCGACGATTTATTCGAAATCGTGTGGGCCATCTGGGAACGCGATGCATACGATGGCCAGGCACCAGAGGCGGACGCCTTATTCATTAAAACTGGCGTAGCAGACCACTGGCTTCATCGCCGATGGCATGACATGCAGGAAAGTCTTCGGACACGCACTAGGTTTGTTAACCCAGACGCACTCGAAGTGCTCCAGATGGTCTTCGACAAGGTAGACAAAGATGTCACTGCCTCGGGCGAGCCTTTGATTGTCGAGGTCGGCCCCGGTCATGAACTGGGAACTCTTTTCCGCGCACGTGTTTTTCAGAACGACGATGCCTTGGAGAAGGCGCTGGAAGACCCAGACGCTCAACTGGGGCCCCTTCGGGTGTTGGCGGTGCGGGACGCATGAACGCCAGAGGCATCTCGATGTTCTACGGCGCCAATTCGCCAGATGTCGCGATTGCCGAGGTACGGCCTCCCGTTGGAAGCCGCGTTGCGGTTGCAGAATTCAAAATTCTTCGTTCAATACGATTGCTGGATTTGACACGCCTGCCGCAAATTCCATCTGTCATAAATCGCAGCATGTTCGATGCGTCATCACTGGAAATCGCGCGACGACAGAAGTTCCTTTCTCAACTCGAAAGAGTACTCACCAAGCCCGTCCTCCCTGAGCACAGTGAGGATGGCTATCTGTTGACACAAGTGATATCCGACTATCTCGCCACCCATGCGAAGCTCAATTTGGATGGATTAATCTTCCGCTCTGCGCAGGTGCCAGCATCCGAAAACAGGCGCCCGCTCAACGTCACGCTATTCAACAAGGCATCGTTCGTAAAGAGATTTTTCAAGAGACATGGGCGCGAGTTAAATGCCTATCTATACGAAACGGATGATGAGGGTGATCAATGGTTTCATCCACAGGTTTGGTACAAAGAAGATCCCGCATCGCTCAACGATGAATGGGATTTCTTGGAAAAAACCGATTCGACGTTGGAGCTTGTCCCCCAGTCCATAGTCATCTGCGAAATCAAAGGCATCAGCTATGACATACGGAAATCGGAGGTGCAATTGATGGACGTATCTGAGCGGACTTAGGGCGAAGGGTTTTCTCGCTACCAAATGCATGAGAAGGCAATGCCGCGTGGTGGCGGTTTGGTGCGAAACGCCAGGCACTGTGCGCGAGCCTTGCAGCGAAACCCTGGGGGGTCATAATGTTTCCGTTTGCAACAGCGCTCCCATGGCCTGTACGGCGAATCGGGAGAGCTTCTGGACGATAAATGACACGACGGCGGGAGGGGCCTATGTCGATATTGCAGGAGATACTGGACTGGACGAAGGGGTTGCCTGAGTGGCAGAGCGATGCGGTGGCCCGCCTGCTGGCCAAGCAAACGCTCACGATAGAGGATCAGGATGACCTCTTCGCGCTACTCAAGGCGGCACATGGCATCACAGATCCCAAAGACCGCAAGCCCAAGCCGCTGACGGCAGATCAGATTCCCGCTCCGGTCCAAGCGGCAACTCACGTTGAGCTGCGAGCCATCAAGAGCATGCGGCACGTCAACGCGATTGCGGAGAACCAGCGTCTGCCCTTCGGCGCCTCTGGAATGACCGTCATCTATGGCGATAACGGTTCAGGCAAATCGGGGTACTCCCGTGTGCTCAAGCGCGCATGTCGTGCGCGCGATCAGACGGAGGCTATTCATCCGAACGCCAACTTGCCTGCAGGCAAAGCCGGGACTCCGGAAGCCACATTCGAAATCGCAATCGACGGAGTTGCGCAAGATGCACACTGGCTCCACGGCAAAGCGGCTCCTGCTGCGCTTTCGTCATTTGCGATTTTTGACTCGCGTTGCGCTCGCGCCTACCTCGACAGAGAGGACGATTTCTCCTATGTGCCCTACGGGCTCGATGTATTCGAAGGGCTGGCCAAAGTCTGCAAGCAGTTGAAGACGGCGATCGAAACCGAATACACCCAATCCGCCGCTGATCTGTCCGCCTTTGCGCCCTTGCAAGGCGACACACCCG comes from the Cupriavidus basilensis genome and includes:
- a CDS encoding RES family NAD+ phosphorylase, which produces MNARGISMFYGANSPDVAIAEVRPPVGSRVAVAEFKILRSIRLLDLTRLPQIPSVINRSMFDASSLEIARRQKFLSQLERVLTKPVLPEHSEDGYLLTQVISDYLATHAKLNLDGLIFRSAQVPASENRRPLNVTLFNKASFVKRFFKRHGRELNAYLYETDDEGDQWFHPQVWYKEDPASLNDEWDFLEKTDSTLELVPQSIVICEIKGISYDIRKSEVQLMDVSERT
- a CDS encoding DUF932 domain-containing protein, whose protein sequence is MQLASRFAHHSPALRSETPLSDDQIRRVAPSIFADAPHESRSERYSYIPTAAVLTELRKEGFQPFMVCQTRVRNEGRREHTKHMLRLRHSNQINAREANEIILLNSHDGTSSYQLLGGMFRFVCSNGLVCGDTMGDVRVPHKGDVAGHVIEGAYQVLGGFEHAQESRESMQAITLDAGESEVFARAALALKYDDPTKPAPITESQILMPRRFDDRRPDLWSVFNRTQENLTKGGLAGRAANGRRQRTRPVQGIDSDVRLNRALWLLADGMRQLKA
- a CDS encoding HEPN-associated N-terminal domain-containing protein, which codes for MSGVDLDEKAVCGTCIGNKFLSQKISASETTDVACDYCGRNAPTLGLDEIAQIFDHEFQDNYQVADNILREDHGYPSLGDELQEIIQQEVEPASHALSDDLFEIVWAIWERDAYDGQAPEADALFIKTGVADHWLHRRWHDMQESLRTRTRFVNPDALEVLQMVFDKVDKDVTASGEPLIVEVGPGHELGTLFRARVFQNDDALEKALEDPDAQLGPLRVLAVRDA